The Candidatus Thermokryptus mobilis genome includes a region encoding these proteins:
- a CDS encoding MXAN_6640 family putative metalloprotease has protein sequence MWLLLLLIFLIGHIYGQEKAEQVYLTLCDRMGIEVEKPFNFQPFNTGKCGFGLYVEVGRNWDKFNEIQKTNIKKALERPQLQTSILTRSGKFRIHFDTTGVNEPFLIDELGNRIPNSWRGYVDSVARYIDSVYKVQVEIFGFEFNFNDGSAGGGPEYDIYILNLPEGLYGETVFDPLNPLPKLGKAQRYLSFMRIDNSYSKSSFYTQGISALKVTLAHEFNHAVQLLSYGLWEDNIWFYEMTSTWLEEALFDEVNDYYQYIPRFFKNTRAPIYQHDGYDLAVLGIFFQSRFTHRLMVKTWGIIRDEPPLVALELALNDFNSTLRREFVEFSLWNYYTGKRANPRYYKEGENYPEIRFETQPVFLTSNEATVRNSSGALSSQYYMFVWKNDTIVAIISNVNLQYAFLRSNDEFEFEYHITTSSGNDYTPLGNGLRAKLKVNDFDNWGSLNILNSQVSLVKERDVFPNPFYADGVEKVLIPVESGFDEIDLKIFTTGLDLVYSAKVKPEFNFGSYFVSWNGRNSSGEIVKSGVYIYILVADGEEKIGKFVLIRK, from the coding sequence ATGTGGCTTTTACTTTTGTTAATTTTTTTAATCGGGCATATTTATGGACAAGAAAAAGCTGAACAAGTTTATCTAACTCTCTGCGATAGAATGGGTATAGAGGTTGAAAAACCATTTAATTTTCAACCGTTTAACACAGGAAAGTGTGGATTTGGTCTTTATGTTGAAGTTGGACGGAATTGGGATAAATTTAACGAGATTCAAAAAACGAACATAAAGAAAGCGCTTGAGAGACCACAGCTTCAAACGAGCATATTGACAAGGAGTGGGAAGTTCAGAATTCATTTTGATACTACCGGGGTTAACGAGCCGTTCTTGATTGATGAGCTTGGGAATAGAATTCCAAACTCTTGGAGAGGTTATGTAGATTCAGTTGCAAGATATATTGACTCTGTATATAAGGTTCAAGTGGAAATATTTGGCTTTGAGTTTAATTTTAACGATGGGTCAGCGGGTGGTGGTCCAGAATATGACATCTATATTTTAAATCTCCCGGAAGGTTTATATGGTGAGACAGTTTTTGACCCTCTAAATCCATTGCCGAAGTTGGGGAAGGCGCAAAGATACTTGAGTTTTATGAGAATAGATAATTCCTATTCAAAAAGCTCTTTTTACACGCAAGGTATAAGTGCTTTGAAAGTGACGCTTGCACACGAGTTTAATCACGCAGTTCAGCTTTTATCCTATGGACTTTGGGAGGATAATATATGGTTTTATGAGATGACATCAACCTGGCTTGAGGAGGCGCTTTTTGACGAGGTGAATGATTATTACCAGTATATCCCGAGATTTTTCAAGAATACGAGAGCGCCAATTTATCAGCACGATGGATATGACCTTGCGGTTCTCGGGATATTTTTTCAGTCAAGGTTTACGCATAGGTTGATGGTTAAAACTTGGGGGATTATAAGAGATGAACCGCCACTTGTTGCTTTGGAACTCGCTTTGAATGATTTCAATTCAACTTTAAGACGTGAATTTGTTGAATTCTCGCTTTGGAATTATTACACGGGCAAAAGAGCAAATCCAAGATATTACAAGGAAGGGGAAAATTATCCTGAAATAAGGTTTGAAACACAGCCAGTGTTTTTAACATCAAATGAAGCTACTGTTAGAAATTCATCTGGAGCGCTTTCATCCCAGTATTATATGTTTGTCTGGAAAAACGATACAATTGTTGCAATAATTTCTAATGTGAATCTTCAGTATGCTTTTTTGCGCTCAAATGATGAATTTGAGTTTGAATATCATATAACAACCTCTTCCGGCAACGATTATACACCACTCGGAAACGGTTTGAGGGCGAAGTTAAAAGTCAATGATTTTGATAATTGGGGAAGTTTGAATATCTTAAATTCGCAAGTTTCTCTCGTTAAGGAAAGAGATGTTTTCCCGAACCCGTTTTATGCCGATGGAGTTGAAAAGGTACTTATACCTGTTGAATCAGGATTTGATGAGATTGACTTGAAAATTTTTACAACTGGGCTTGATCTTGTTTATTCAGCGAAGGTTAAACCAGAATTTAACTTTGGAAGTTACTTTGTGAGCTGGAACGGTAGAAATAGTTCGGGAGAGATCGTTAAAAGTGGAGTTTACATTTACATTCTCGTTGCCGACGGTGAAGAAAAAATTGGTAAGTTCGTTTTAATCAGAAAATAA
- a CDS encoding FG-GAP repeat domain-containing protein: MLIKSEVQLNRLFFILFAFYFEFLTAQNRIFPAFYLKEFQLSGGVSRFSIGDIDGDAMPDIGVISGKSITCFKNDNGSLNFYTNFQLKDKATDLKVEDLDGDGWGEILTVYKSNSIIEIFKGDTIGFKRFSSVTTSVNPEIIEISDIDLNGFKDIVATGKLMLGISVNYQIQKDDFSSPVNFFPKIPLRKIKLIDLNYDGVPDIAGIDWLNNSLIISYGRGDGKFGRMYSFQLPEEPTDFAVADINNDGFFDYAIAFFYLNEVQIYITTQSGITSRFQFKIPKPSMITVGDINGDSLKDVIIGNGEKLFVFINRISSFERYEFSGQNVSQVECCDFDIDGRDEIVMLDSSENKLLVFYHADKFTFTDDFSLVVGLNFADCVVSDLDRNGVSDLTLIGDGETFLFAFRKEDGFNFSSENIGKFFTDMKFLSFADYNYFFCANYSTGDVSLFRLNDKKKLSEIFRYNFDKPMPVFVGVSADSSIFTFLTVSDSNLLIMKINDISSFDEFTIKELDSVKVMASAVADLNNDGYFDLVVVAKDTSNIKMSVFLRSGEGKYVRNFSTNLNRMIKRVFIFISDFNGDGFNDILAYYDYSVSRASDGEINLFINDGSGKFRKRVRIDTHVYLSSAKMLKIADLNGDFKKDFALFDRMRGSVYIYINKDEKFEKFNAGGFKGKFNYLGVVDLDFDGFLDLFLINSASGSVKFIINNKGQF, translated from the coding sequence ATGTTAATAAAGAGCGAAGTCCAACTCAATAGATTATTCTTCATCCTCTTTGCTTTTTATTTTGAATTTCTCACGGCTCAAAATAGAATTTTCCCTGCTTTTTATTTAAAAGAATTTCAACTTTCTGGGGGTGTATCAAGATTTTCAATTGGGGACATTGACGGAGATGCTATGCCTGACATCGGTGTTATTTCGGGTAAATCTATAACCTGTTTTAAGAATGACAACGGCTCGCTTAACTTTTATACCAACTTTCAACTCAAAGATAAAGCAACTGACTTAAAAGTTGAGGACTTGGATGGCGATGGATGGGGTGAAATTTTAACGGTCTATAAGTCAAACTCAATCATTGAAATTTTCAAGGGTGATACAATTGGTTTTAAAAGATTTTCATCTGTTACAACAAGCGTAAATCCTGAAATTATTGAGATTTCAGACATTGATTTGAATGGGTTTAAAGATATTGTAGCAACTGGGAAACTAATGCTTGGGATATCGGTCAATTATCAGATACAGAAAGACGATTTTTCAAGTCCTGTTAACTTTTTCCCTAAAATTCCCCTGCGAAAAATTAAGTTAATTGATTTGAATTACGATGGCGTCCCCGATATCGCTGGGATTGATTGGCTGAACAATTCGCTTATTATTTCCTATGGAAGGGGAGATGGGAAATTCGGTCGTATGTATTCGTTTCAACTTCCAGAAGAACCAACTGATTTTGCTGTCGCCGATATTAATAACGATGGTTTTTTTGATTACGCGATTGCTTTTTTCTATTTGAACGAGGTTCAAATTTACATAACAACGCAATCAGGCATAACCTCTCGCTTTCAGTTTAAGATTCCTAAACCGTCAATGATTACGGTCGGCGATATAAACGGTGACTCACTTAAAGATGTCATCATTGGAAATGGTGAGAAATTATTCGTATTTATCAACCGTATATCATCTTTTGAAAGATATGAATTTTCAGGTCAAAATGTCTCTCAGGTTGAATGTTGTGATTTTGACATTGATGGGAGGGATGAAATTGTAATGCTTGATTCAAGCGAAAATAAACTGCTTGTTTTTTATCACGCTGATAAATTCACCTTTACCGATGATTTTTCACTTGTAGTAGGTTTAAATTTTGCTGATTGCGTTGTTTCTGACCTTGACAGAAATGGGGTAAGTGATTTAACTTTAATTGGCGATGGGGAAACATTTCTTTTCGCATTTAGGAAAGAAGACGGTTTTAATTTTTCGTCTGAGAATATCGGCAAGTTCTTTACTGATATGAAATTTTTGTCCTTTGCTGATTATAACTATTTTTTCTGCGCGAATTACTCAACTGGCGATGTTTCGCTTTTTAGGTTGAATGATAAAAAAAAGTTATCTGAGATTTTCAGATATAATTTTGACAAGCCGATGCCTGTATTCGTCGGGGTCTCTGCGGATTCATCAATCTTCACTTTCCTCACCGTTTCCGATTCAAACCTTTTGATTATGAAGATAAACGATATATCAAGCTTTGATGAATTCACTATAAAGGAACTTGACAGTGTGAAAGTCATGGCATCGGCGGTTGCGGATTTAAACAATGATGGATATTTTGACCTTGTTGTGGTTGCAAAGGATACAAGCAACATAAAAATGAGCGTTTTTTTAAGGTCGGGCGAAGGAAAGTATGTTCGTAATTTCTCAACTAATTTAAACAGGATGATAAAGCGTGTTTTTATCTTTATCAGTGATTTTAATGGCGATGGTTTCAACGACATCCTCGCATATTATGATTATTCTGTGTCAAGAGCTTCTGATGGAGAGATAAATCTTTTTATCAATGATGGTTCTGGAAAATTTCGCAAAAGGGTTAGGATTGATACCCATGTTTATCTTTCAAGCGCAAAAATGTTAAAAATTGCCGATTTAAACGGTGATTTTAAGAAGGATTTCGCTCTTTTTGACAGAATGAGAGGGAGTGTTTATATTTACATTAATAAAGATGAAAAATTTGAGAAGTTCAACGCTGGAGGTTTTAAAGGAAAGTTCAATTATCTTGGTGTTGTTGATTTAGATTTTGATGGGTTTCTTGATCTGTTTTTGATAAACAGCGCGAGTGGAAGCGTTAAATTTATTATCAACAATAAAGGTCAATTTTAA